A stretch of the Capsicum annuum cultivar UCD-10X-F1 chromosome 10, UCD10Xv1.1, whole genome shotgun sequence genome encodes the following:
- the LOC107844790 gene encoding RING-H2 finger protein ATL40 → MGFVGDEDDIPFVHQKNKHNINTKFMINTLITISLVVFLVSIIRLYIKFLFRHRQAQGQATNYGSRISNVTSVSQVEPPKHGLDPSIMTSLPIFLYKKSEQDTIECSICLSTIEDGELVRILPNCKHSFHVECIDKWFDCHSTCPICRAEAKPRRLSPEPREDVVGRISSSTPPMESGNLCITVNLEGTSSSGNGASSRLSSFKSIIILSRERSFQGLQAQSCSREDHVGDLESGGSRI, encoded by the exons ATGGGTTTTGTTGGTGATGAAGATGATATTCCATTTGTTCATCAAAAGAACAAACataatatcaataccaaattcatgATCAATACCTTAATTACAATATCCCTAGTTGTTTTCCTCGTTTCTATTATTCGTTTGTACATTAAATTTCTTTTCAGACATCGTCAGGCCCAAGGCCAGGCGACGAACTACGGTTCCCGAATTTCTAACGTGACGAGTGTATCACAAGTTGAGCCACCTAAACATGGTCTTGACCCATCCATCATGACTTCGCTACCaatatttctttataaaaaaagTGAACAAGACACTATTGAGTGTTCAATTTGTTTGAGTACTATTGAAGATGGTGAATTGGTTAGGATTTTGCCTAACTGCAAGCATAGTTTTCATGTTGAGTGTATTGACAAATGGTTTGATTGTCACTCAACATGCCCCATATGCCGGGCCGAGGCGAAACCTCGCCGCCTATCGCCAGAGCCTAGGGAGGACGTTGTTGGTCGTATATCGTCATCAACGCCACCTATGGAAAGTGGAAACTTGTGTATAACCGTGAATCTTGAAGGGACTTCGTCTTcag GAAATGGAGCAAGTTCGAGATTGAGCTCGTTTAAAAGTATTATTATTCTTAGTAGGGAGAGATCATTTCAAGGACTTCAAGCTCAATCTTGTTCTAGAGAAGATCATGTAGGTGATCTTGAGAGTGGCGGATCAAGAATTTAG